The Rhodothermales bacterium sequence ATTCGGACGACGCCGGCAAAGTCGCCCAGGCTCATCGACGTCCCCATGCCGAACATGATGATCTGGATGAGGGGCACGATCAGGTTCTTCAGCTCATAGTCCCCCACCGCCAGGAAATACGACGGATACACCATCGCGGCCGACACGGCGGCCAGGATCCAGAGCGTAAAGGAGAGACTCCGCAGCGCCGGCGCCCCGCGGCCCCCGATGGCGAGGCACACGAAACACGCGATAAGCATGGGGCCGGCGACTGCCGCGCCGGCGGTAAATGCTGCGATGACTACGCCAAGAGCGCACAACGCGGCCCCGGCAAGGAAGATTTTATAGATGATGTGCACAGTAGCAACCTCAAACATCCAATAAGCCCCCCACCCACCATCACGAAGAGCCGGAACGTACGGCACATCCACCTGAATTGCTACCTCGTACGCGATAGACCACGCATCGCGGAGCGATGCCGCAATGTAGGCCGGCGTTTCAACGCCGGACTCCTTGAGGTGCCCCCTACCCATGATGCACAATGAGCAGATCGTCAGGGTCGTGCCCTGAAGCACGGGGGCTATGATGCGGCGTCGCGCGGCGACGCCAACTTGTCGTACAATATCCAAGCGGTCCAAAGAGTGGCGCCAGGCAGATGCAGCTGGTCCGCCCCCGGTCGCCGAGGGGCGGACCCATTCGCGATGCGATCACCCGGCTACGGCCACCTTTTCGAGCGCGCTGTTTATGTCGGCCGCGGTCAGCGTTCGGTGGACTGGCTCGATGCGGGTGCCGTAGCGATCGGGCTCCGGCAGGCGTACCTTCCCATCAGCGGCCACGGGTACGATGAGGCTGCTCACCGCCCCCCGGTAGGTGCCCGTGAGGGTCAACACCCAGTCTCCGTCCTCCGGACGTTCCCAGGCAATTTCGTAGAGGCCCTTCGACCGGGAGGTCAGCGTAATCGGGAGGGTCTGGCGGACCCCGTCGACCAGTCCTTCCGCGGCGCCGATCACGCGGGCATTTTCGGGGCGCTCGCAGCCCTTCGCCTGGATGGCGAGCACGGAGCCGGCCTGCGTCGGGTATTCCGCGCGGAGGTAAAAGCCGCCCTGGAACGTCGCTGCCGTACCGACGGCCAGCAGGACAAAGGCGAGGGAAAGAATGGCACGGGTGTGGTTTCGTTTCATATCGTCTCTCCGGTTGGTTGTGAGGTTCTGGCGCGCGACTCGCACCGGTGTTCTGATGGTGTGATGCCAGGCATACACGAAGCGTTTAGTGATCCCCGGCAAAAAAAAACGCGGCATGCGTAAACCTCGGCGTCCCCGGCGGCATCCAACCTCTATACAAACCGGAATAGACGGCAGCCCTGCCCCCTCGTAGCGCATCGCGTTGAGATCATTTTGGAGGAACCCCTTGACGACCCCCATCCACCCACCGCCAACCTCGTGCAGCGCGCGCAGGCCGGCGATACGGCCGCGTTCGAGCAGCTGTACAGGGCGCATGTCGGTCGCATTTATGCCCTGTGTCTGCGTATGGTGGCGGATGTGACCCGGGCGCAGGCGCTCACGCAGGACGCTTTCGTCCGCGCCTGGCAGCAGCTTGGCAGCTTCCGTCAGGACAGTGCCTTCGCTACCTGGCTGCATCGCCTCGCCGTGAACGTTGTGCTGGTCGATCTCCGCGCCGCACGCCGGCGCGCCGCACGCTTCGAGACGGCGGGCGAACTGGAGCCCTTCGAGGTCGCCGGACGGGAACCGTCGCCCGATACAGGCATGGACCTTGAACGGGGGATCGCCGCCCTGCCGGCACAGGCGCGGTCCGTCCTCGTCCTCCACGATATCGAGGGCTATACGCACGATGAAATCGGCGTAGCCATGGGCATCGCCCCCGGCACCTCGAAAGCCCACCTCCACCGGGCCCGCCAGTTATTGCGGACAACGATGGCGCCTAACGGATGACGCGATGAACACAATGAGCCATATTACTTCCCAGCTAAACGACTACGTCGACGGCCTGCTGCCGGCCGACGACGCGCGCGCCGTTGAACGCCACCTCGCCGAATGCGCCACCTGCCGCACGGCCGTCGATGACCTTCGCACCCTGCTGGCCGATTTGCTTGCGTTGCCGCCGGTCGCCCCGCCGAGCGACCTCTGGGCCGGCATCAAAACGCGGCTCGAAACGCAGCTCGCCCCGGATGAAGCGCCGCGAACGCCCGCACCGCCGCGGGCCCCGATCCCACTCAATACCCCCGTGCGCCACTCGGATGTTGGGAGCACTCCCCCGAGCCGGCTCCAGATCCGCATGCTCAGCCAGTTCGTCGCGGCCCTACTCGTCGTGACGGGCCTCGCATGGGTCTTCATCCGATCCGACGCATCGGGCTGGCAGGTGGTCGCGCTCGCCGGCCTGCCATCGGTGGATCAGAACGGACTGCGCGGCAGCGGCCGACTCCGCGTTGGCCAGTGGCTCGAAACCGACGCCACCTCGCGTGCACTCCTGGATGTTGGCGACATCGGCACCGTGGAAGTAGCGCCAGACACCCGCCTCCAACTCCTCGGCGCCGAGGCGAACAATCACCGGTTGGTGCTGGAGGAAGGCCAGATCGAGGCGTTTATATGGGCCCCGCCCCGTCTGTTTTTTGTCGATACCCCATCCGCCCTGGCGATCGACCTTGGGTGCGCCTACACGCTGGCCGTCGATAGCGTGGGCACCAGTTTATTACACGTCACGTCCGGTTATGTCGAACTGAGTCACGGCGGCCGAACGACGCTCGTGCCGGCGGGTGCGATGTGCCGGGCGCGCCCCGGGCGCGGACCCGGTACGGCGTTTCATGAGGCGGCCTCGCCCACGCTCCAAGCTGCGCTGGAGCGGTTCGATTTCGAGGATGGAGGATCGGAGGCCGTGGCCGACATCGTGCGCGAGGCCGGTTTCGACGATGGGATCACGCTCTGGCAGATGATTCCACGGGTCGACCCTGCCCTTCGCGGCCGCGTCTACGATCGCCTCGTGACGCACATCCAACCGCCGGCGGGGGTGACTCGTAAAGGGGTGCTGGAACTCGATCCCGACATGCTCGAATCCTGGCAACGGCACCTGGGGCTCCATGTTGACGAGCCCAAAGTCAAAAAGAGCCGACTCGTCGCGACGGAATAACGGCTGCCCATCTTGCACGCCGGCTCGCGAATTCCTACCGTGGCCTGTCCATTTCCTTCATCCAAGTTTTCCCGCCATGCCGCGTCGTGTTGCCACCGTCCCTCTCCTTGGCGCTGGCTTGCTGGTGCTGGCCTTCTCAGCCTGCAGGTACAATCCGGAAAGTACGGCACTCGCCGGCCCAGGATGGCCCGCTGAAACCTGGCCGGTTTCTACCCCCGCCGCCGAAGGCTTCGACCCGGATTCTCTCGCCGCCATCGAAGCCGACGTGGCCGCCGGCGTCTACGGATCGGTCGACCACTTCCTGCTCATCCGTAACGGCCGCGCCGTCATCGATACGCACTACGACCGCACGTATACCCTGCCTTCAGACGCGCCCGACACCACCGATCATCCCTACAACTACAGCCACCCGAACTGGCATCCCTATTACCACGGTAGCGATCTCCACACCCTCCAATCGGTCACCAAAAGCGTCAACTCCGCCGCCCTCGGCATCGCCATCGACGCGGGACTGATTCCAGGGGTCGAATCCCCTGTTATGCCCTACCTCCAGGCCTACAGTCCCGACGTATCGGACCCCCGCAAGGCGGCCATGACCATCGAGGACCTGCTCACCATGCGGAGCGGGATCGACTGGTACACAGAAGGCGGATATGGCAATACGGACCACAGCACGATTGTCATGGAGCTCAGCGACGAGTGGATCCGCTACATCATCGGCAGACCGATGGATGCCGAACCCGGGACGGTGTACGAATACAACGACGGAGCGAGCGTCCTCCTGGGTAAAATCATCACGGAGGCCACGGGTATGCGAGCCGACCTCTGGGCAGCCGAGCGCCTGTTTAAGCCGATCGGCATCACCGAGCATTACTGGAAAATCACGCCTGATGGGGAGACGGATACGGAGGGAGGACTTTACTTGAAAACCCACGATCTGGCGCGTATCGGGTACCTGTTTCTGCGCGGAGGAGAATGGGAGGGGAAACAGATCGTTTCGAAAGCGTGGGTGGATAAATCCACGGCGCCGGTA is a genomic window containing:
- a CDS encoding RNA polymerase sigma factor; translated protein: MEEPLDDPHPPTANLVQRAQAGDTAAFEQLYRAHVGRIYALCLRMVADVTRAQALTQDAFVRAWQQLGSFRQDSAFATWLHRLAVNVVLVDLRAARRRAARFETAGELEPFEVAGREPSPDTGMDLERGIAALPAQARSVLVLHDIEGYTHDEIGVAMGIAPGTSKAHLHRARQLLRTTMAPNG
- a CDS encoding zf-HC2 domain-containing protein, which gives rise to MSHITSQLNDYVDGLLPADDARAVERHLAECATCRTAVDDLRTLLADLLALPPVAPPSDLWAGIKTRLETQLAPDEAPRTPAPPRAPIPLNTPVRHSDVGSTPPSRLQIRMLSQFVAALLVVTGLAWVFIRSDASGWQVVALAGLPSVDQNGLRGSGRLRVGQWLETDATSRALLDVGDIGTVEVAPDTRLQLLGAEANNHRLVLEEGQIEAFIWAPPRLFFVDTPSALAIDLGCAYTLAVDSVGTSLLHVTSGYVELSHGGRTTLVPAGAMCRARPGRGPGTAFHEAASPTLQAALERFDFEDGGSEAVADIVREAGFDDGITLWQMIPRVDPALRGRVYDRLVTHIQPPAGVTRKGVLELDPDMLESWQRHLGLHVDEPKVKKSRLVATE
- a CDS encoding serine hydrolase, with amino-acid sequence MPRRVATVPLLGAGLLVLAFSACRYNPESTALAGPGWPAETWPVSTPAAEGFDPDSLAAIEADVAAGVYGSVDHFLLIRNGRAVIDTHYDRTYTLPSDAPDTTDHPYNYSHPNWHPYYHGSDLHTLQSVTKSVNSAALGIAIDAGLIPGVESPVMPYLQAYSPDVSDPRKAAMTIEDLLTMRSGIDWYTEGGYGNTDHSTIVMELSDEWIRYIIGRPMDAEPGTVYEYNDGASVLLGKIITEATGMRADLWAAERLFKPIGITEHYWKITPDGETDTEGGLYLKTHDLARIGYLFLRGGEWEGKQIVSKAWVDKSTAPVVADIAPANEQVNLGYGYQWWVPDQENGRATVFAGNGYGGQFVLVAPDYDIVAVFNAWDIDAPRTTWRLLQDRILPSTRR